Proteins co-encoded in one Deltaproteobacteria bacterium PRO3 genomic window:
- a CDS encoding methyltransferase domain-containing protein, whose product MSTKVYIPPPKELEFLPAPPPLEGPGPFVLEIGPGKGEFLLHLAEQEPGATFVAVEIRRGRFAKIAKRAAARGLKNVFLVLGDARECLTRLFRPGLFERIYVLFPDPWPKRRHSKHRLLKPELLARLRDYLKPGGAIYNATD is encoded by the coding sequence ATGTCCACGAAGGTTTACATCCCGCCGCCCAAGGAGCTCGAATTCCTCCCCGCCCCGCCCCCGCTCGAGGGGCCGGGGCCCTTCGTCTTGGAGATCGGCCCGGGCAAGGGGGAATTTCTCCTGCACCTGGCCGAGCAAGAGCCCGGCGCGACCTTCGTCGCGGTGGAGATCCGCCGCGGCCGCTTCGCCAAGATCGCCAAGCGCGCCGCCGCCCGCGGCCTGAAGAACGTCTTCCTGGTGCTGGGCGACGCGCGGGAGTGCCTGACGCGGCTGTTTCGCCCCGGGCTCTTCGAGCGCATCTACGTCTTGTTCCCCGACCCCTGGCCGAAGCGCCGCCACAGCAAGCACCGCCTGCTCAAGCCCGAGCTGCTCGCCCGCCTGCGCGACTACCTCAAGCCGGGCGGGGCAATCTACAACGCGACGGAC
- the xerD gene encoding site-specific tyrosine recombinase XerD — MQAANLNLIESFLDVLRVERNLARNTVESYRRDLLHFTQFVETKRRKGLLELSEIDLREFLSFEYDRGQKGRSTARRLTTLRMFYRHGLKEKWLQHDPTLKVELPKMGRALPQYLNQEEIDALLAQPDPTTPLGRRDRAMLELLYASGLRVSELVGLASGDVHLDMGFVRVLGKGSKERLVPVGRSALACLKEYLELARPKLTKKRLSDALFLSNRGGKMTRQQFFLLLKAYAKKAGIKKDVSPHKLRHSFATHLLNHGADLRSVQAMLGHADLATTQVYTHVTPERLKAIHKFHPRS; from the coding sequence ATGCAAGCGGCGAACCTCAACCTCATCGAGTCCTTCCTCGACGTCCTGCGCGTCGAGCGCAACCTCGCCCGCAACACCGTCGAGAGCTACCGCCGCGACCTGCTGCACTTCACCCAATTCGTCGAGACGAAGCGTCGCAAGGGCCTGCTGGAATTAAGCGAGATCGACCTCCGCGAGTTCTTGAGCTTCGAGTACGACCGCGGGCAAAAGGGCCGCAGCACCGCGCGGCGGCTCACGACCCTGCGCATGTTCTACCGCCACGGCTTGAAGGAAAAGTGGCTCCAGCACGACCCCACGCTCAAGGTCGAGCTGCCCAAGATGGGCCGAGCCCTGCCGCAGTACCTGAATCAAGAGGAAATCGACGCGCTCCTCGCCCAGCCCGACCCGACGACCCCGCTCGGGCGCCGCGACCGCGCCATGCTCGAGTTGCTCTACGCCAGCGGCCTGCGGGTCTCCGAGCTGGTCGGTCTGGCCTCGGGCGACGTGCACCTCGACATGGGTTTCGTCCGCGTGCTGGGCAAGGGCTCGAAAGAGCGCCTGGTCCCCGTGGGCCGCTCGGCCCTGGCCTGTCTCAAGGAGTACCTCGAGCTCGCCCGGCCGAAGCTGACCAAGAAGCGGCTCTCCGACGCCCTGTTCCTGAGCAACCGCGGCGGCAAGATGACGCGGCAGCAGTTTTTCCTTTTGCTCAAGGCCTATGCGAAAAAGGCCGGCATCAAGAAAGACGTGAGCCCGCACAAGCTGCGGCATTCCTTCGCGACCCACCTGCTCAACCACGGCGCCGACCTTCGCTCGGTGCAGGCCATGCTGGGTCACGCCGACTTGGCGACGACGCAGGTCTACACCCACGTCACCCCCGAGCGCCTCAAGGCGATCCATAAATTTCATCCCAGGTCTTGA